The nucleotide sequence ATAAGACAAGAACGTCATTACTGAATTATTCTCATGAAATAAAATGTTATCTTCATGAGAATAAATATTTATTTTCACGATAAAAAATATTTCTTTTCATGAAAAGAATTCGTCAAACATCGTGAAAGTTGGATGTAATAGGTGCTCTTCCCTATAAGAAAGGAAGGCTCATCGAATCTTTATTAAGTCCTAATCATTACATACCTGGATGACCCTGAGGCATAGCTGGAGTACCCTGTGGCGCCTTCTCAATGCCGAGCAACTCAACAGTAAATATGAGTGTTGAGAATGGCTTGAGGTCTGGACTTGGCTGCTCAGCTCCGTAACCTGCGCTATAAGGAATAGTAATCTCCCACTTAGCACCAACAGGCATCTTTGTCAAAGCCTCTGTGAAACCTGGGATAACACCACCTACAGGCATAGTTGCATCATTACGCTGATCGAAAACCTTACCATCAATCGTCTTACCTACATAGTTAATCTTAACAACATCAGAAGCCTTTGGTGTAGCACCAGAGCCAGCCTTCAGCTCCTTTACCTGTACTCCCTTACCAAGAGTCTTTACACCTTCCTTCTTAGCGTTGGCAGCCATGTAAGCATCACTCTTCTTCTTATTAGCACCATAAGTCTTCTCAGCAGCCTTCATCTGAATAGCCTTTGCGGTCTTCTGCTCAACTTCACGAGCCTGCTCAACAGTCATCTTCTGACCTTTACCCTTTGCACTTGCAGCGAAACCAGAGAGGAAGTTATTCAAAGAAATGGTCTTTGTAGAGTCTTCACCGAAGATTTGACGATTGATCTGATTTTTAATGATCATGTTCATCTGCATACCAACGCCAATACCTGCATTGTAAGCAGCACGCTTCTTATCATCAGCATTCTGCGCACCATCGTTCATACCTTTGATAAACTCATCAATGTAAGCTGTATCAATCTGCATCTGCTGGAGATACTGCTTTACACTCTGACCCTGATCAACGCCGAAAGCATAGCTCAAAGAGTCAACATCAGACTTCAAATCCTCCTTTGGAGCTGAATTACCACAAGCTGTGAAGCCTGCAGCTACAATAGCCATAGCGGCTAATAAATACGTTTTCTTCATTATTTTAATTGTTTAGTTTCTTAAGCAATACTATTAGAATAGGCGATGATAGACGTTTGTCATGGTCTAAAACCGCCTACACTTGTTTCTTTACTTTACCTCAATCAACTCTACGTCGAAGACAAGAGCTGCGAATGGAGGTATCTGTGCACCCGCACCGCGCTCACCATATGCAAGCTTATAAGGGATGAAGAAGCGATACTTAGCACCTTCCTGCATGAACTGAACACCCTCCGTCCAACCTGGGATAACCTGATTCAAGCCGAATGTAGCTGGCTGATTGCGCTGATAAGAACTGTCAAAAACAGTACCATCAATCAGTGTTCCTTCATAATGACATACTACTTTGTCTGTTGCAGAAGGCTTCTTACCATTGCCCTCTTTCAACACCTGATACTGCAAACCTGATGGCAAGGTTACAACACCCTCCTTCTTGCCATTCTCTGCAAGGAAAGCCTCACCAGCAACCTTTGCTGCCTTACCAGCCTCAGCGGCAGCAGCCTGCTGCTTAGCTTCCTGCTCTTGGAAGAAGTTTTGTACGAGTGTCTGGGCTTCTGCATTGTCAACTTTCAGTTCTGAACCTGAAATAACATCCTTGATAGCCTGTGCGAAGTCGTCAATATTCAGTTCCTTTGCGCCCATTCCTGCGAGCTGTGAACCGATACCGATTCCCAGTGCGTAGCTTAATTTGTCCATTATCGTTCTTAAAATTATTAATAATTAATGTGCAAAGATACTATTTTTAAGGTATAGTTTTGCAATAATCGAATTAAAATTACTAAATTTGTCAGAGAGAATGGGGGAATACGATGCAAGTTAAAGGCACAAATAAAAATAAAAGTTAGAAAGATAGTATTTCTTTTGTCCTAAATTTCGATAGTAAATATTTGGAGAGAAAAGCCCTTTACTTCATCAACCTCCTTCAAACCTCAACTCATAAAAGCAAGACGTATGAAGAAAATCGTATTCTTAACAGGTGCTGGAATGTCCGT is from Prevotella melaninogenica and encodes:
- a CDS encoding FKBP-type peptidyl-prolyl cis-trans isomerase, which gives rise to MKKTYLLAAMAIVAAGFTACGNSAPKEDLKSDVDSLSYAFGVDQGQSVKQYLQQMQIDTAYIDEFIKGMNDGAQNADDKKRAAYNAGIGVGMQMNMIIKNQINRQIFGEDSTKTISLNNFLSGFAASAKGKGQKMTVEQAREVEQKTAKAIQMKAAEKTYGANKKKSDAYMAANAKKEGVKTLGKGVQVKELKAGSGATPKASDVVKINYVGKTIDGKVFDQRNDATMPVGGVIPGFTEALTKMPVGAKWEITIPYSAGYGAEQPSPDLKPFSTLIFTVELLGIEKAPQGTPAMPQGHPGM
- a CDS encoding FKBP-type peptidyl-prolyl cis-trans isomerase translates to MDKLSYALGIGIGSQLAGMGAKELNIDDFAQAIKDVISGSELKVDNAEAQTLVQNFFQEQEAKQQAAAAEAGKAAKVAGEAFLAENGKKEGVVTLPSGLQYQVLKEGNGKKPSATDKVVCHYEGTLIDGTVFDSSYQRNQPATFGLNQVIPGWTEGVQFMQEGAKYRFFIPYKLAYGERGAGAQIPPFAALVFDVELIEVK